In the Nicotiana tabacum cultivar K326 chromosome 16, ASM71507v2, whole genome shotgun sequence genome, one interval contains:
- the LOC142170424 gene encoding uncharacterized protein LOC142170424 has protein sequence MAIPTYGTTGMIPSKMVQQIMECITIVSNSLLISSGLISRFQARKRLRQGDPMSLYYDLIMCCRADKISIQLLLDKFNHFSKVSGLMASLDKSSIYVAGVSQGFKDMITSDYQFKLEGLPFKYLGDILMDMQPKLLKEGTDCLGQNMYAYFSWWTKRLTTFYGRTKKLFVN, from the exons ATGGCCATTCCTACGTATGGTACTACTGGAATGATACCTAGCAAAATGGTCCAGCAGATAATGGAATGTATAACTATTGTGAGCAACTCTTTGCTGATCAGTAGTGGACTTATTAGTAGATTTCAAGCAAGGAAGAGACTGCGACAAGGGGACCCAATGTCCCTTTACT ATGATCTGATAATGTGTTGCAGAGCTGACAAGATTTCCATTCAACTATTGCTTGATAAGTTTAACCATTTCTCGAAGGTGTCTGGGCTCATGGCAAGCCTGGACAAGAGTTCTATCTATGTAGCTGGAGTGTCTCAGGGATTTAAAGACATGATCACCTCAGATTACCAGTTCAAGCTGGAAGGCTTACCATTCAAATACTTGGGG GATATTCTTATGGACATGCAGCCAAAACTCCTCAAAGAGGGAACTGATTGCCTGGGACAGAATATGTATGCTTACTTCAGCTGGTGGACTAAACGTCTAACAACTTTTTATGGTCGAACAAAGAAGCTCTTTGTAAATTAA
- the LOC107809167 gene encoding heavy metal-associated isoprenylated plant protein 37 — protein sequence MARDEDFKLLKIQTCVLRVNIHCNGCKQKVKKLLQRIEGVYQVNIDAEQQKVTVSGSVNSETLIKKLIRAGKHAELWSQKSNQNQKQNPNCIKDGKDNKTQKQGQIKVLESLKNNQQEFNFVGEEGDDYNLDEDEEEDYDEDANQIALLEQQQNAEANNAIKGILAANIATTPNNGNINAGKKIVTPNQNIAMKVIDPNTMAALKMNMNSAQLGGGPNVYLAGFQGNGTNNNVAAILSGGNNNSNLMGIRGFQVHPSNVIQGSSAGFTTNGLTTGHLNSSTSSMIMNLQNRHAMQQPQMMYNRSTFVPPATGYYYNYGQVPYTASYVEPSFNSVTTMAKSHMFSDENSTSSCSVM from the exons ATGGCCAGAGATGAAGACTTTAAGCTACTAAAGATTCAG ACCTGTGTTCTCCGTGTGAACATACATTGTAATGGATGCAAGCAGAAAGTGAAGAAGCTTCTCCAAAGAATTGAAG GTGTTTACCAAGTAAACATAGATGCTGAGCAGCAAAAAGTCACTGTTTCTGGAAGTGTAAATTCAGAAACTCTGATTAAGAAATTGATTAGAGCTGGTAAACATGCTGAGCTATGGTCTCAGAAAAGTAATCAAAACCAGAAACAGAATCCCAACTGCATCAAAGATGGAAAGGACAACAAAACTCAAAAGCAAGGTCAGATTAAGGTTCTTGAATCCCTCAAGAATAATCAGCAAGAGTTTAACTTTGTAGGAGAAGAAGGAGATGATTATAATCTTGATGAAGATGAGGAAGAAGATTATGATGAGGACGCAAACCAAATAGCACTTCTTGAGCAACAACAAAATGCAGAAGCAAACAATGCAATTAAAGGAATATTAGCAGCCAATATTGCCACTACTCCCAACAATGGAAATATTAATGCTGGCAAGAAAATAGTGACCCCAAATCAGAACATAGCAATGAAAGTAATTGATCCAAACACAATGGCTGCCTTGAAAATGAATATGAACAGTGCACAATTAGGGGGTGGTCCCAATGTCTATCTTGCTGGTTTTCAAGGGAATGGGACTAACAACAATGTTGCTGCTATTTTGAGTGGAGGAAATAATAACTCCAACTTAATGGGAATTAGAGGATTTCAAGTTCATCCGAGTAATGTTATACAAGGATCTTCAGCTGGATTTACAACTAATGGTTTAACAACAGGTCATCTTAATTCTTCCACCAGCTCTATGATAATGAATTTGCAAAACAGGCATGCAATGCAACAGCCCCAGATGATGTACAATAGGTCTACTTTTGTTCCTCCAGCCACTGGTTATTATTACAACTATGGCCAAGTCCCATATACTGCCTCTTATGTTGAGCCTAGTTTCAATTCTGTTACAACTATGGCCAAGTCCCATATGTTCAGTGATGAGAACAGCACTAGTAGCTGTTCAGTTATGTAA